In Papaver somniferum cultivar HN1 chromosome 1, ASM357369v1, whole genome shotgun sequence, a genomic segment contains:
- the LOC113358702 gene encoding putative F-box protein At3g16210, translated as MRRFKFNDLPKEMMLQILSRLPVEFVLISKLVCRQWRDLIRHPSFYQEYLDHLSSAAADDDSGKLGFIFFSYDQGMKIYYIEHDENSHETLFSGITRMNLNPPFNDWSCIGSQNGLICFDSRYMGMSNKHHSGPAYVCNPVTREYVVLLDTEGVYLWTGFGYSCETNEYKVVRSCFDSIDPNVGTAQVYTLGSGGGWRNVAKINNMNRKHDRQHGVFANGALHWENEHRESILAFHLTEEKFSELPLPPAGVPYISIELGVLGGFLSATYYREDIGNEIWLLKKNKETCDFRWSKEFSFDSNMQKPLEFTKSRRLLCYKNTKVYSYDLKASSAKVVSVDKFINQAIRHKNTLVSLRLLGERDTKTMESCERASSREETENGGKLKKRRTIRNL; from the coding sequence ATGAGGAGGTTTAAATTTAACGATCTCCCGAAAGAGATGATGTTACAAATTCTAAGTCGATTACCAGTTGAATTCGTTTTAATCTCCAAATTGGTGTGCAGACAATGGAGGGATCTTATTCGTCATCCATCTTTCTATCAAGAGTACTTGGATCATCttagttctgctgctgctgatgatgattctGGTAAGTTGGGTTTCATATTCTTTAGTTATGATCAAGGGATGAAAATTTATTACATAGAGCATGATGAGAATTCACATGAAACACTGTTTAGTGGGATAACAAGGATGAATTTGAACCCTCCGTTTAACGATTGGTCTTGTATTGGTTCACAAAATGGTTTAATTTGCTTCGATTCGAGGTATATGGGTATGTCGAATAAACATCATTCTGGACCTGCTTATGTCTGTAATCCAGTCACTAGAGAATATGTTGTCCTTCTAGATACTGAAGGAGTGTACTTGTGGACTGGGTTTGGTTATAGTTGTGAAActaatgagtacaaggttgttaggAGCTGTTTCGACTCGATAGACCCAAATGTTGGAACTGCTCAAGTATATACTCTTGGCAGTGGTGGTGGATGGAGAAATGTGGCAAAGATCAACAACATGAATAGGAAACACGATAGACAACATGGTGTGTTTGcaaatggagctcttcattgggaAAACGAACACAGGGAATCCATTCTTGCTTTCCATTTGACTGAGGAAAAGTTTAGTGAACTTCCATTACCACCTGCTGGTGTTCCATATATTTCTATTGAACTAGGAGTTTTAGGTGGTTTCTTAAGTGCTACTTATTATCGCGAAGACATTGGGAATGAAATATGGTTATTGAAGAAGAATAAAGAGACTTGTGACTTCAGATGGAGTAAAGAGTTTAGTTTTGACAGTAATATGCAGAAGCCATTGGAGTTTACGAAGAGTCGTAGGCTTCTGTGCTATAAGAATACCAAAGTATATAGTTACGATCTAAAAGCTTCATCTGCCAAAGTTGTTAGTGTTGACAAGTTTATTAATCAAGCAATCCGTCACAAGAATACCTTAGTTTCATTAAGATTATTGGGAGAAAGAGATACAAAAACAATGGAATCCTGTGAAAGAGCAAGTTCTAGGGAGGAGACAGAAAATGGTGGTAAATTGAAGAAGCGCAGAACAATAAGAAATCTCTAG
- the LOC113313066 gene encoding protein ROOT HAIR DEFECTIVE 3-like codes for MGGEEGDKEDGECCSTQLIDGDGEFNATGLESFMKTAKVSECGLSYAVVAIMGPQSSGKSTLMNYLFRTNFKEMDAFKGRSQTTKGIWIAKCVGIEPCTIAMDLEGTDGRERGEDDTAFEKQSALFALAISDIVLINMWCHDIGREQAANKPLLKTVFQVMMRLFSPRKTTLLLVIRDKTKTPMEHLEPVLREDIQKIWDGVPKPEAHKDTPLSEFFNLEVTALSSYEEKEEQFKEQVEQLRKRFIHSIAPGGLAGDRRGVVPASGFSFSAQQIWKVIRDNKDLDLPAHKVMVATFRCEEIANEKLSHLTSDEGWLGLDEALQAGIVSGFGRKLSSILDAYLSQYDSEAIYFDESVRNSKRQDLESKALNFVHPAYLTLLGHLRAKCLDNFGKALEQPLKRGEGFAASVRSCVESSMLEFDQGCADASVKQADWDASKVSVKLRRDIEEQAVSVRSAKFSELITNYENQLTKALAEPVEYLFESAGGDTWALIRNLVQRETGIARSKFTTALNGFELDQETFDKMVQNLRDFANNVVEKKAREEAGKVLIHMKDRFSNLFSHDKDSIPRVWTGKENIRKITMNALTASLELLSVISAIRLDEKTDRIENLLYSSLIDGKVTPVDPLATSSWDEIPEKDTLLTPVQCKSLWRQFKAETEYIVAQAVSAQEAHRRSSNNWIPPPWAILAMLILGFNEIMLLFKNPLYLLLSFVVYLVGKALWLQLDIGEFINNPVSALLSVASRSLPSMMETMQRFAAGEQVPQHTGPPAPSSSLLGSQSFSNQSNLTTSAAVPADSSSFAESNDLRSESSNEHSKSTLSSSSSSIERSSSTVMQRQAANVEADHM; via the exons ATGGGCGGTGAAGAAGGAGATAAGGAGGATGGAGAATGTTGTTCAACACAACTAAttgatggagatggagaattcaaTGCGACAGGACTTGAGAGTTTTATGAAAACTGCCAAGGTTTCTGAATGTGGTCTTTCTTATGCTGTTGTTGCCATCATGGGTCCTCAAAGCAGTG GGAAGAGTACATTAATGAACTATCTATTCCGTACCAATTTCAAGGAGATGGATGCTTTTAAAGGAAG GAGTCAAACTACCAAGGGAATTTGGATAGCAAAGTGTGTAGGTATTGAGCCATGCACGATTGCCATGGATTTGGAGGGTACTGATGGAAGAGAAAGAGGGGAG GATGATACAGCATTTGAGAAGCAAAGTGCTCTTTTTGCTTTGGCCATTTCAGACATTGTACTGATTAACAT GTGGTGTCATGATATCGGTAGAGAGCAGGCTGCCAATAAACCTCTTCTAAAAACAGTTTTTCAG GTTATGATGCGTTTGTTTAGTCCTCGCAAAACGACTTTGTTACTCGTCATTCGTGATAAAACAAAG ACTCCAATGGAGCATTTGGAACCTGTTTTAAGAGAGGATATTCAGAAG ATATGGGATGGCGTTCCCAAGCCCGAGGCGCACAAGGATACTCCTCTCAGTGAGTTTTTTAAT TTGGAGGTCACAGCTCTATCTAGTTATGAGGAAAAGGAGGAGCAGTTCAAAGAGCAG GTTGAGCAGTTAAGAAAGAGATTTATCCACTCTATTGCTCCAGGAGGGCTTGCTGGTGATAGACGGGGTGTTGTCCCTGCTTCAGGATTTAGTTTTAGTGCACAGCAGATATGGAAAGTTATCCGAGACAATAAGGACCTTGACCTTCCTGCTCATAAG GTAATGGTTGCAACTTTTCGATGTGAAGAGATTGCCAATGAAAAGCTCAGTCACTTGACCTCAGATGAG GGTTGGTTGGGACTGGATGAAGCGCTTCAAGCTGGCATTGTGTCAGGCTTTGGAAGAAAACTCAGCTCTATCTTAGATGCATATCTTTCCCA ATATGATTCGGAGGCCATCTACTTTGACGAAAGTGTAAGGAACTCAAAGCGACAGGATCTGGAATCGAAGGCATTGAAT TTTGTGCACCCTGCTTACCTGACTCTGTTGGGACATCTACGAGCCAAATGTCTTGATAATTTTGGCAAAGCACTAGAACAGCCACTCAAAAGGGGAGAAGGATTTGCTGCCTCTGTCCGCAGTTGTGTTGagtcttctatgctcgagtttgATCAAGGGTGTGCAG ATGCTTCTGTAAAGCAAGCAGACTGGGATGCTTCGAAAGTCAGTGTGAAGCTACGCCGTGATATTGAAGAACAAGCAGTATCTGTTCGCAGTGCAAAGTTCTCAGAACTGATTACCAACTATGAG AATCAACTTACGAAAGCACTTGCTGAACCAGTAGAATATCTGTTTGAATCTGCTGGAGGCGACACCTGGGCGCTAATAAGAAATCTTGTTCAACGTGAGACGGGGATTGCTCGATCAAAGTTTACCACTGCTCTTAACGGCTTCGAGTTAGACCAAGAAACATTCGATAAAATGGTTCAGAATCTACGGGATTTTGCAAATAACGTGGTGGAGAAAAAAGCAAGAGAAGAAGCTGGGAAGGTTTTGATTCATATGAAGGATAG GTTCTCAAATCTCTTTAGTCATGACAAGGATTCGATTCCAAGGGTTTGGACTGGAAAGGAAAACATTAGAAAAATAACGATGAATGCCTTGACCGCG TCCCTCGAGCTTTTATCTGTGATTTCTGCCATTCGCTTGGATGAGAAAACAGATAGGATTGAGAATCTGCTCTATTCTTCTCTTATAGATGGAAAAGTCACTCCTGTCGACCCACTTGCTACAAGCTCTTGGGATGAG ATTCCAGAAAAGGACACACTTCTCACACCAGTCCAATGTAAGTCATTATGGAGACAGTTCAAAGCAGAGACGGAATACATCGTTGCTCAGGCTGTTTCTGCACAG GAAGCTCATAGGCGTAGTAGTAACAACTGGATACCTCCTCCGTGGGCAATTCTTGCCATGCTTATTCTTGGATTCAATGAAATCATGCTCCTTTTCAA GAATCCTCTCTACCTCCTCCTTTCCTTTGTTGTATATTTAGTAGGAAAAGCTCTATGGCTGCAACTAGATATTGGAGAGTTCATTAATAACCCG GTCTCTGCATTACTTTCTGTTGCCTCGAGGTCTCTTCCAAGCATGATGGAAACTATGCAGCGATTTGCTGCAGGAGAACAAGTGCCTCAACATACGGGCCCTCCAGCACCATCCAGTTCTCTGCTGGGTTCTCAAAGTTTCAGCAACCAGTCAAATCTCACGACAAGTGCTGCAGTTCCTGCGGATTCATCGTCGTTCGCTGAATCCAACGACTTAAGATCTGAGAGTAGTAACGAGCACTCAAAATCTACACTCTCATCATCTTCAAGCAGCATTGAGCGCTCAAGTTCTACAGTTATGCAAAGGCAAGCTGCCAATGTTGAAGCTGACCACATGTGA
- the LOC113313077 gene encoding protein JASON-like isoform X1: MLCNSGIEFDLGTLLRSVKKTIMGCFFGCFRVKDDNQTHHIISDSSNKKDSRNRLAELLLSESPGENEVSPISDKEITKELIDEAKFLKSCGTLAETPAEIRKTYAGVDHSTTPDGDSENNKFHSWMPSTSIKKLQWEEEQLNQVSDSSAKLSEEPVKESDSSEHQPSSSVSGEQKFKALESNGVESPDASSKTPVQLIDDDASSPVSQIPIEMTQCKNKSVRFDCDPSSAQSSNQSDSNGSNEGSKWSPYPTPLKITDEMQTPGTVYATNPENLTNGKNPRIRCQYVYPAGNPAQEFTQWNVLNEEDENTTSECTSVSYSSQSVVEHDKEAKTGEHEAVVEFSKWLSSSPKSESVGNYETLSSERSHSKTPEEDRPILGTVAAHWNDDESTRISSKWWDGNGIPNSTNKYKEDQKVSWHATPFEVRLEKALSDETLVNPIPRRLHDGRPIHFEELEEGDSAMSKMKTSAHPESVVSF; this comes from the exons ATGTTATGTAATAGTGGAATTGAGTTTGATTTGGGGACTCTCCTTAGATCAGTGAAGAAAACCATTATGGGTTGTTTTTTTGGGTGTTTTCGTGTTAAAGATGATAATCAAACTCATCATATCATCTCCGATTCTTCTAACAAA AAAGATTCAAGGAATCGGCTAGCGGAGTTACTTTTATCTGAATCTCCAGGTG aaaatgaggtttctCCTATCAGTGACAAGGAAATTACAAAGGAGCTCATAGATGAG GCCAAGTTCCTTAAATCTTGTGGTACACTGGCAGAAACACCTGCTGAGATACGCAAAACCTATGCTGGGGTAGACCATTCGACAACTCCTGATGGAGATTCCGAGAATAATAAATTTCATTCATGGATGCCCAGTACGTCAATCAAGAAGCTCCAGTGGGAGGAGGAGCAACTCAACCAGGTCTCTGATTCCTCTGCAAAACTATCTGAAGAACCGGTAAAAGAGTCAGATTCTTCAGAGCATCAACCTAGCag CTCTGTATCTGGCGAGCAGAAGTTCAAGGCATTAGAGAGCAATGGCGTTGAGAGTCCTGATGCATCAAGCAAGACACCAGTGCAGCTTATTGATGATGATGCGTCATCCCCAGTATCACAGATTCCAATCGAGATGACGCAGTGTAAGAACAAGTCTGTACGCTTTGATTGTGATCCATCTAGTGCCCAAAGCTCAAACCAGTCTGATTCCAATGGTAGTAATGAAGGATCAAAGTGGTCTCCTTATCCTACCCCATTGAAGATAACTGATGAGATGCAAACTCCTGGAACAGTTTATGCAACAAACCCGGAGAACCTTACAAATGGGAAAAATCCTAGAATCAGGTGCCAGTATGTATACCCAGCTGGAAACCCTGCTCAAGAGTTTACACAGTGGAATGTGCTGAACGAGGAAGATGAAAACACCACCTCAGAGTGTACATCTGTTTCATACTCGAGTCAGTCAGTGGTGGAGCATGACAAAGAAGCTAAAACTGGTGAACATGAGGCGGTTGTAGAGTTCTCTAAGTGGCTATCATCTTCTCCAAAGAGCGAGAGTGTTGGAAACTATGAGACATTATCTAGTGAAAGATCACACAGTAAAACTCCCGAGGAGGACAGACCTATTCTTGGAACTGTTGCTGCACACTGGAATGATGACGAGTCGACTCGTATCTCGTCCAAGTGGTGGGATGGTAATGGGATCCCGAATTCGACTAACAAATATAAGGAG GATCAGAAAGTTAGCTGGCATGCAACCCCATTTGAAGTGAGATTAGAGAAGGCATTGTCAGATGAGACTCTTGTTAATCCAATTCCTAG GAGGCTTCATGATGGTCGACCCATACATTTTGAAGAATTGGAGGAAGGTGATTCTGCTATGTCTAAAATGAAGACCTCTGCTCATCCTGAATCGGTGGTTTCCTTCTAA
- the LOC113313077 gene encoding protein JASON-like isoform X2: MLCNSGIEFDLGTLLRSVKKTIMGCFFGCFRVKDDNQTHHIISDSSNKKDSRNRLAELLLSESPENEVSPISDKEITKELIDEAKFLKSCGTLAETPAEIRKTYAGVDHSTTPDGDSENNKFHSWMPSTSIKKLQWEEEQLNQVSDSSAKLSEEPVKESDSSEHQPSSSVSGEQKFKALESNGVESPDASSKTPVQLIDDDASSPVSQIPIEMTQCKNKSVRFDCDPSSAQSSNQSDSNGSNEGSKWSPYPTPLKITDEMQTPGTVYATNPENLTNGKNPRIRCQYVYPAGNPAQEFTQWNVLNEEDENTTSECTSVSYSSQSVVEHDKEAKTGEHEAVVEFSKWLSSSPKSESVGNYETLSSERSHSKTPEEDRPILGTVAAHWNDDESTRISSKWWDGNGIPNSTNKYKEDQKVSWHATPFEVRLEKALSDETLVNPIPRRLHDGRPIHFEELEEGDSAMSKMKTSAHPESVVSF, translated from the exons ATGTTATGTAATAGTGGAATTGAGTTTGATTTGGGGACTCTCCTTAGATCAGTGAAGAAAACCATTATGGGTTGTTTTTTTGGGTGTTTTCGTGTTAAAGATGATAATCAAACTCATCATATCATCTCCGATTCTTCTAACAAA AAAGATTCAAGGAATCGGCTAGCGGAGTTACTTTTATCTGAATCTCCAG aaaatgaggtttctCCTATCAGTGACAAGGAAATTACAAAGGAGCTCATAGATGAG GCCAAGTTCCTTAAATCTTGTGGTACACTGGCAGAAACACCTGCTGAGATACGCAAAACCTATGCTGGGGTAGACCATTCGACAACTCCTGATGGAGATTCCGAGAATAATAAATTTCATTCATGGATGCCCAGTACGTCAATCAAGAAGCTCCAGTGGGAGGAGGAGCAACTCAACCAGGTCTCTGATTCCTCTGCAAAACTATCTGAAGAACCGGTAAAAGAGTCAGATTCTTCAGAGCATCAACCTAGCag CTCTGTATCTGGCGAGCAGAAGTTCAAGGCATTAGAGAGCAATGGCGTTGAGAGTCCTGATGCATCAAGCAAGACACCAGTGCAGCTTATTGATGATGATGCGTCATCCCCAGTATCACAGATTCCAATCGAGATGACGCAGTGTAAGAACAAGTCTGTACGCTTTGATTGTGATCCATCTAGTGCCCAAAGCTCAAACCAGTCTGATTCCAATGGTAGTAATGAAGGATCAAAGTGGTCTCCTTATCCTACCCCATTGAAGATAACTGATGAGATGCAAACTCCTGGAACAGTTTATGCAACAAACCCGGAGAACCTTACAAATGGGAAAAATCCTAGAATCAGGTGCCAGTATGTATACCCAGCTGGAAACCCTGCTCAAGAGTTTACACAGTGGAATGTGCTGAACGAGGAAGATGAAAACACCACCTCAGAGTGTACATCTGTTTCATACTCGAGTCAGTCAGTGGTGGAGCATGACAAAGAAGCTAAAACTGGTGAACATGAGGCGGTTGTAGAGTTCTCTAAGTGGCTATCATCTTCTCCAAAGAGCGAGAGTGTTGGAAACTATGAGACATTATCTAGTGAAAGATCACACAGTAAAACTCCCGAGGAGGACAGACCTATTCTTGGAACTGTTGCTGCACACTGGAATGATGACGAGTCGACTCGTATCTCGTCCAAGTGGTGGGATGGTAATGGGATCCCGAATTCGACTAACAAATATAAGGAG GATCAGAAAGTTAGCTGGCATGCAACCCCATTTGAAGTGAGATTAGAGAAGGCATTGTCAGATGAGACTCTTGTTAATCCAATTCCTAG GAGGCTTCATGATGGTCGACCCATACATTTTGAAGAATTGGAGGAAGGTGATTCTGCTATGTCTAAAATGAAGACCTCTGCTCATCCTGAATCGGTGGTTTCCTTCTAA